The Brassica napus cultivar Da-Ae chromosome C1, Da-Ae, whole genome shotgun sequence DNA segment attgatttggctacctatgtcaccaaagttgacttaccttttccggagcacatcctgaaagaactccagagttaagcgtgcttgagctggactAGTGGAATTATGGGtaacctatcgggaagtgatttgCGATAGCGTGCGAAtgaggccaaagcatgggaaaaaagtcgggtggtgattgcagggtcagtaaacaatgatttcgagcctttggaaattaacggaccgaccgtcaGACGGGATGGGGGGCCCACGGGCTGAGATAGCGGGCGTGgatggcccattagccgtgggcgggtCGGGGCGTTACATTTTTGCTGCGGGAACTGGAGACGGGAACTCTCTCCTTCATCGGTGGTGTGGAGCCTATCCAGGAATGAACTCCGCCCTTCATTTGTGGTTTGCGTATTGGGGGGGGGGGTTTCAAGGTTTTAGTGTTTGGAGTTGGGATCGGTTGATCGCCTTTAACGACTTCGCTGGAATGGCCTTGGTCTTGGCATGTGCTCTTCTCTTGCTATCAATTCAGTATGTGCTCTTCTCATGCCGCTGTGAGTCTGTGACAGCCAAGGCCGGGAAAAGCTTTGTTTGTAAGAGTTATCAGCTGTTGCCGGCTCCTCTCTCTATCGTTGGTGACTGGTCTTCATGTGATTGTTTTCTTGTTGTCTACCATTACCAGTGATAGAAAACACTATGAGCTTGGGTTTAGTAATTCTTTCGGGCGGGAATTGTTGTTTCAATTTGAGTTTTTGTGTTCTAGTTCCCTGTATTTTCTTCTGTTTTCTTGCTTGTATGTTGTATTTCAATTCAATTTATGAAAACCctttctttaagaaaaaaagaagaatcggGACCGTTTAGtttataagaaagaaaaaggttGAAATAGTCATTAGATAAATTTACCATTTTCTATCGAAATAAAAAGTAACTAGATAAAGAGAGATGAGAAATTCCTTAAAATAACCATTTTTACTTTATGGGGTGATGTTTTGGTGatatggttttaaattttaaaaaataaaaaataaatatttaaaattttaaaataaaatagaatattttgatcattttttttgagtgatatttttgtgataaaaactttttaaaaaagttatttagGACAATTGTTCTAAAGAGATTGATATAATACATATCCGACTTACGGACCAAAAAGTCAAGCGAATATatttagagcatctttatcgcTCACTTTTGATCGTCTCTTAGGGGGGGGGCCACAGTTCAGAAGAAAACGGTATTTTATGTGTGTAAAATAGAGACGTGTGTTGCTGTTTTTTGCACTGTTCGCACCGACACGTGGCGACCAACGATTGATgtgctttttaatttttttaaaaaaaatcagaaaaaaaataaaaaataaaaaagatttatatttaatataggagataaagatgctcttatgtatgaaaacaaaattctaACCGTGTTTAGGATTTCTATTTAATATAGGAGATATTAACAGgctatatatacatgtatatgcCATAAACACATGATTTCATCCGTATTCAGTTGAGAAAACACAAAAGGGATTATTCAAAAGAATAATATCTAGCTAATTGCATACTCTAATATATTAATATGGAAGTACCAAAGGAGTCAATCCTGTCTGCTCCGCCGCAACCATCTCGGACGTCGTTTTCATCACTACCAGAGGACATCGTTTTGAGTATATTGGCTCGCATATCGACATCACATTACCCTAAACTCTCTTCTGTCTCCAAGAGCTTCCGCTCGCTCATACCCTCGAAGGACCTCAAGCATGCGCGATCCCGCTATGAAACAAGAGAAAATCGTGTTTATGTCTGCCTACAATCGCACATCCATCCGTGTAACCACAGATGGTTCAGTCTGTGGATAAAACCTGATGATCATCAAACCCTAACGCATCCTTGTAACGATAGATGGGTCGGTTTCTGGACAGACCCTGACCAGCATCAAACCCTAGCATGTTGCGTGAGCGAAGACAAAACTACCAGAAATTTGCTGGTACCAATTCCGTCTTCTTATTCTCCCTACTTACCAAAGCTCTATGAAATGGCTGGTTCAGATATATATGCAATAGGTGGCGGACTAAACCCATCGTCCTCTACCACAGTGCGGGTCTGTAAGGAGCTGGTCGGTGAATGGCGTGAAGCCCCTAGCATGATGGTTGCTCGTAAGAATGCCTTTACATGCTCCCTCAATGGGAAAATATATGTAATTGGAGGATGTGAATCAGGTGAATCTGAGTGTTGGGCTGAGGTTTTCGACCCAAAGACTCAAACATGGGAACCTTTACCGGATCCTGGCACTAGGCTCCGGTTCTCTTCCATTAAAAATCTCGACGCCCAACAAGGTAGAATTTACTTGAGGACCAATAAAAAGAACTTTGTTTACCTTATAGAAGAAAATAGGTGGGAGGTTGTTGATGAAAACATTGGGGAGAGTGAATGTAAGGTAGATAATACTTGGTACTGTTATGCTAATGATGGTTTACACTGGTGGCATGAGACAAAGTATTGTGAAGAATGGAAATTGGTCAAAGGTTTGACGGAGCTTGATCTGCATTTTAGAAGAGGACATGGAATGGAAATAGTTAGTTATGGTAGAAAACTCGTTATCTTTTGGGTTGGTTTGACAGAAATGTTAGATGATTTTCCTCTTAGCCTACCACCATCTGAAAATTTCTTTTCTGAAATTTGGTGTGCTGTGGTTTTGCTTGAAAGACGTCATGATGATGAAATTTGGGGTCAGATTGAATGGGTTGATCTTGTGCTTAGAGTCCCTTCGTCACATACACTCTTGCGCTGTGTGGAGCTAGTGCAATGATCGACAATATGCCTTTGCTTAGGGGctcttattaattaaaatatatgctgtttttttttggtttttgtacTCTTTTTAACTTAGATTTGTTTTACAACAGTTCATGTactgtttgttttttcttttctttttgtggtCAGGTCTTTTACAACAGTTCATCTACATACATATATTGAACTTAAAATATACCAATGGAATGTATAAATAATATTCGGACAAGTCATAAATACATGAACCATATCAAATAGtttctcagaaaaaaaaaaaaaaaaaaagacacaaccATATCAAATAAGTTTGGTACCAGCAGGAAAATTCGGATACCGGCAAGAACACAGGTTTGGGTCCGGCCGGTTCTATTGGacaaactattaaaattaattcaattatttatttactcGTGATTTGAGAAAACAAGAATCTCATTCTTAATTAAAACGACAGTAATTAACTTAGTCAAACTTTCTAAAAACTCTATATGGACCAAATAATTATTAGTTAGAAAATTAAAAGTACATATATTTTgaatggaatttttttttttttttttgcttttcaaaaaaaaattgtcttttGTCCACCAACTTATTATATAATCGATTTGAGAATTATCAAGAGGGTTAAATAGTTAAGGTCTTAAAAGTTCCGGGTCAAATCCATACCGTTTTGAAGACCTAATGCTAAATCGTGGGGATTCAGAAGACGGATAAAGCCTTTTGTAGTTAGAAACCAGATTGATAAAGCTTCCTATGTAATTCAGGATTTTGATAGTGTGGAAGAGAAGgtaaagatgatgatgatgacaaagCCAAGGCATACTGTGAACTCTCAGTCTCCATCATAAATGTAGACTATCTAGTCAGACTAATTAGAGTTCTTGTACTCTCTAAATTTTCGTTCTAGGCTGAGACTTGCAAAGGATAGGAAAAGAAGAAACCTTGTCTCACAcggaaaaggaaatacaaacgTGGTTGATGATGCTTCAACGTTGGGCCTCAATGGGCCTTATCATAAGTATTGATGTATGATTATATGATTTGGTTCTTCAAGGTCACCCAAAAGATAAGTGGGTTTTATATGAGCTCCAATAttccaaaattatttattttccccTTCAATATTCTAAATTCATTTTCAATTTATCCAGATTTTCAACAATCGAATTACACTACAGTAGAAActccataaattaataatccataaactagtaaatataatataataataaatttcagCGGTCCAAGTTAGACCAATGTAAAATTTgacaaaataataagataatattttaaaaaaaaacttagataaatatatgattccaatataaacataaatttattattattatatataaattttatataaatataaacgaTTTAAATTGTATAGTTTTTTAATTCACATTGAAGTCTATCTTTTAACTTTtcttatttgtaaatatattgatgttattatatcattttatacttaaaatacattttaatctatggtacatattttatatactttaaaataaaatattcttcatatttttacagtaaaatatattttaaattaaattaataaattgataaGGATGATCACATGTTGACTCTTCTGATTTTACCGTCTCTTCTTCGGTTTACAactttagagcatgattaacccggggttCTTAGGATGGAGtttttagcggaagttaagaaactgtttcttaacttttaactaaaaaagctaagaaccggttttAAGAACcgatttaagaaccggttcttagcttttttagttaaaagttaagaaacagtttcttattCGGCTGCATTGAAGATGACCCATCTGTGTTTACTCTGTGGACTAGACCAGCTGTCgctaaatagtttttttttacataaagaGAAGAAATATTGGCTAACTGTTAAGCTTTTGAAGCCAATATTTGGTGATATTGCAGCAAGAGGCACTatagaaaaacaaaacttgtttGAGTATTTCCCAGTTCCACACTAATTtcttcagcaaaaaaaaaaaatggagagtGAAAAATTGTACCAAATATTGCCtcataataaaaattgtaaaaaaataatgGAGAGTGATGTATAATGCAAAACCCGGTTTTGACTGGTTCAATTTGATattcgataaaaaaaaaacgtgtataCAATTTACTACAATATGGAAACTAATTAATTAACTTTGTTTTAGGATTCTTATTCATTTATGGCATAGGAAATAATTCTCAGGCTGTTGTATATGGGTTTCcaattaagaaaagaaaaggttGTTTGCATTGTAAGAAAAAAACCCTAATCTGGTACTTTCTTGAGAAAGAAAAATGGAATCAGCAAACGAGTCGAACCCTCCTCAACTGCCTCTGCCTCCGTCACCACCATCTATGTCGTTGCTTAAGTTACTACCAGTGGACATTGTTTTGAGTACCTTGGCTCGCATCCCGACGTCATACTACCCAACGCTCTGCCTGGTCTCCAAGAGATTCCGCTCGCTAATCATCTCCGAGGAGCTCGGCATGTTGAGATTATACCTTGGAACCCATCCTCGTGATCGTAGATGGTTCAGTATGTGGACAAACCCAATGATTGTAAACCCTTATTTTATTGGACGACGAGAGACAAGCGTACCGGAAATTTTCGTTTACCAGTGCCATCGTCCTATTTTCCTCGCTTGCCAATATGCTATATGAAACTGTTGGTTCAGAAACATACGAGATCGGAGGTCAAAACtgttgggtccctcctagatggagagAACCAAGTGGGCATGAGACATAATAATTCTCATGACCTTAAGTAATTAGTGATGTTCCCCTTTGCACTGTAGACtcacaataatagagttttgacaaaaagaaacaaaagagaaagaaaggagaaaaggagagagaaggagaaaactcgtaaggtgatttcaagactggatttagagGGTCAAACGGATCTTGATCGGGttgatattttgtgggaagcttcttcagtcagtgggttagaggttcaccgaagggatttggatttcaacggttggatcttctgtcGTATGAGTTTTCTTGAAGCTGGTCGCCATAGTTCTTCAGCAGAgcagtcttgggtgtttggtaaatccaacggtgagatcttctcttattgagctgaaatttggcagaggtattTTCAACTTGTTTATCTTAGATTTGTACGGTTGGATTAGTTTCTGGAAGCCGGATctttgtgagctgaggtcgtttggttgctgccggttttgaagctttgtgttgctctcttgttgttgttgtttgtgttggagatagctctttgtagctagactctctgttctgttcaggctgttgaacagggaggacgtggttgtactcataccatttatatagtggatttttgagtggactacggttccgtggtttttccttctcacatcgaggaggttttccacgtaaaaattgtgtgtctcatttacgtttttctgcatattacaTCCCgccat contains these protein-coding regions:
- the LOC106373904 gene encoding F-box/kelch-repeat protein At4g19330-like gives rise to the protein MEVPKESILSAPPQPSRTSFSSLPEDIVLSILARISTSHYPKLSSVSKSFRSLIPSKDLKHARSRYETRENRVYVCLQSHIHPCNHRWFSLWIKPDDHQTLTHPCNDRWVGFWTDPDQHQTLACCVSEDKTTRNLLVPIPSSYSPYLPKLYEMAGSDIYAIGGGLNPSSSTTVRVCKELVGEWREAPSMMVARKNAFTCSLNGKIYVIGGCESGESECWAEVFDPKTQTWEPLPDPGTRLRFSSIKNLDAQQGRIYLRTNKKNFVYLIEENRWEVVDENIGESECKVDNTWYCYANDGLHWWHETKYCEEWKLVKGLTELDLHFRRGHGMEIVSYGRKLVIFWVGLTEMLDDFPLSLPPSENFFSEIWCAVVLLERRHDDEIWGQIEWVDLVLRVPSSHTLLRCVELVQ